One stretch of Leishmania panamensis strain MHOM/PA/94/PSC-1 chromosome 29 sequence DNA includes these proteins:
- a CDS encoding diphthamide synthesis protein, putative (TriTrypDB/GeneDB-style sysID: LpmP.29.1780) translates to MESLADVQHDQRQQREAQRKLGLPTNYRFEIDKCIKRIKEKNARRVALQFPEGLLMFSIPIADILEEATGSEMVILGDVTYGACCVDDFSAAALGCDFLIHYGHSCLISIKDCIVANMMYVFVEIDIDVQHFIDTVKALVPADARVACIGTVQFISSMRAGLRVLQEEHFIHPVVIPQNRPLSTGEVLGCTSPKVNPAEVDSVLYVGDGRFHVESFLIAHPGLSALQYDPYKKTLSQETYATAEMRALRREAVEKAKVAQSFAIVMGTLGRQGHPRVVDRIIALAQRHGKRVTLLLMSEIFPQKMALLEDVDCYIQVACPRLSIDWGYAFDRPLLSPYEAEVALGNAQWGEEYPMDHYSRAGGNWAVYTDKSL, encoded by the coding sequence ATGGAATCACTCGCCGACGTACAGCAcgatcagcggcagcaacgggaGGCCCAGCGTAAGCTGGGCCTCCCCACCAACTACCGCTTCGAAATTGATAAGTGCATCAAGCGCATCAAGGAAAAAAATGCCCGCCGCGTTGCCTTACAGTTTCCTGAAGGGCTACTCATGTTTTCCATCCCTATCGCTGATATTCTCGAGGAGGCTACGGGGTCTGAGATGGTCATCCTGGGCGATGTTACGTATGGAGCGTGCTGCGTCGATGACTTCTCGGCCGCTGCACTAGGGTGCGACTTCCTCATCCATTATGGGCACAGCTGCCTCATCTCCATCAAAGACTGCATTGTGGCGAACATGATGTACGTTTTCGTTGAGATCGACATTGATGTGCAGCACTTCATTGACACCGTCAAGGCTCTCGTGCCCGCAGATGCGCGGGTTGCATGCATCGGCACTGTCCAGTTTATCTCGTCCATGCGGGCAgggctgcgcgtgctgcaaGAAGAGCACTTCATCCATCCCGTCGTCATCCCTCAAAACCGGCCGCTGTCAACCGGTGAGGTGCTCGGCTGCACGAGCCCCAAGGTGAACCCTGCGGAGGTAGACTCAGTGCTCTACGTCGGCGACGGGCGCTTTCACGTGGAGTCATTCCTCATTGCGCACCCGGGCCTCAGCGCGCTCCAGTATGACCCATACAAGAAGACGCTGTCGCAGGAGACCTACGCCACGGCCGAGATGCGCGCCCTTCGCCGTGAGGCGGTCGAGAAGGCAAAGGTGGCTCAGAGCTTTGCGATTGTAATGGGGACGCTAGGCCGCCAGGGCCACCCCCGCGTCGTTGACCGCATCATTGCGCTAGCGCAGCGTCATGGAAAGCGCGTGACGCTGCTCCTCATGTCGGAGATCTTTCCACAGAAGATGGCATTACTTGAGGATGTTGACTGCTACATCCAAGTTGCGTGCCCACGACTCTCTATCGACTGGGGCTACGCCTTCGACCGCCCACTGCTTTCTCCGTATGAGGCTGAGGTGGCCTTGGGCAATGCtcagtggggggaggagtatCCCATGGACCACTACTCCCGCGCCGGCGGCAATTGGGCCGTCTACACCGACAAGTCTCTCTAG
- a CDS encoding MutS-like protein (TriTrypDB/GeneDB-style sysID: LpmP.29.1760) — protein sequence MHRAADAAAVHTHERGAVHSSVLRSSDSDFDTDDEGEDDEVDTSIKPPPVEVTALCWCAASVGVARFLYAECRIEVFQMPVCMVAGETVRRRQGRPAIPAATVHSQIGGAQFRSHRMRANATGSNGDVRIVAHEDIPPSLLWLVRYLQVHQPQVLLPHTGSEGLGDLIALVAEQTPVEVIRLSAVTAFCEPEALPRLATMYPAQEHELAARFHTERTAMMRSMAALLQFVAAVQSNVADVVERDALHALYLDDACAEALQITRTEHHPSSGQGRGCAKEGHSLLGLLSTAQSSVGRAMLRQWIALPCCDAAEIETRQSVVAFFVNPLHHDIATKLRVALHKVRSTTHIFTLMRSGRALPKHYVSLYQTMRGVITVQDLLSTVAHAVSRLYVLLQCINVEPLRAMAESLAAAVVGDAGRSRGSGGGAADARRDRLPYLSAGPAAAAGSTFDPGMPNAVRIRDGVDTVLDELRVRFRELRLSLQAKAEAAFGELPWALRTRISLRCVYTAPHGYLLCVPVAELAALLSVKDAVDGNNLCGVSSDDNERGPNPWRSDNPESEAVGLLSGDAALHPSTVTATSPSLSPTDRVRTVMANSFGWRLHHTTQTGEYCFKSVAMDELDTWVGDLQRRVQQREEQVRRELDTSLLYNSLHLLRPTRALGELDCLLSFARVSAQEGWSRPEIVAPGTECAAPSEGAGVESDEGILEIEDGWHPLLSRHVGMQQLVPFSIHLRTSTDRVCLVLGVNGSGKSVLMGAVAQIVFLAHLGCHVPAATARLSLVNSIFAPSSSVFASSSSSTPRSAWSTADAAVAAPGSFYSECVVLHRVLHFVAGQQRARQAFHGNALEGSHTAGRALVLLDEFGRGTSPEDGCALLKATLLYFADGGDSSCGISRHSSPGAPLVLCATHLLEMLDVPEQLSSPGLLILSNACDCGAAAVAPSGHGTGAERTHVTAAGVPNPSEPSAQGNRREPAAPPHTADTPLPLEWVKIYEMETHTTYAADQDVLTGTESLRAGNARLPLDVAPTYQPVCLTPHPGPRRQQDWEQRCSTHLGAGLAIGRQCGLDEELLGYWEAALGVLHRSP from the coding sequence ATGCatcgcgctgctgatgcggccGCCGTGCACACCCATGAGCGCGGCGCAGTGCACAGTTCTGTGCTGCGCTCCAGTGACTCTGATTTCGACACTGACGACGAAGGGGAGGACGATGAGGTCGATACGTCCATCAAACCACCTCCGGTGGAGGTGACAGCActgtgctggtgcgctgcCAGTGTCGGTGTGGCTCGTTTTCTGTATGCGGAGTGTCGCATCGAGGTCTTCCAGATGCCCGTGTGTATGGTGGCGGGTGAGACTGTGCGACGCCGACAGGGCCGACCCGCTATTCCAGCGGCCACAGTCCACTCACAGATCGGTGGCGCACAATTCAGATCGCATCGCATGCGCGCAAACGCCACCGGTAGCAACGGAGACGTTCGTATTGTTGCTCATGAAGACATACCACCGAGCTTGCTGTGGCTGGTACGCTATCTGCAGGTGCATCAGCCCCAGGTGCTGCTTCCGCATACCGGTAGCGAGGGACTGGGCGACTTGATCGCGCTCGTGGCAGAGCAGACACCAGTTGAGGTGATCCGACTAAGCGCTGTGACGGCGTTTTGCGAACCTGAAGCGCTCCCTCGTCTGGCGACCATGTACCCTGCCCAGGAGCATGAGCTGGCTGCACGGTTTCATACAGAGAGGACGGCAATGATGCGTtccatggcggcgctgcttcagTTTGTTGCTGCCGTTCAGTCGAACGTAGCCGATGTCGTGGAGCGCGATGCGCTGCATGCGCTTTACCTCGACGACGCCTGTGCCGAGGCTCTGCAGATCACCCGCACTGAGCACCACCCAAGCAGTGGACAGGGTCGTGGATGCGCAAAGGAAGGCCACTCGCTGCTAGGACTACTGAGCACAGCGCAAAGTTCTGTCGGGAGAGCGATGCTACGACAGTGGATCGCCTTGCCCTGCTGCGACGCGGCGGAGATCGAGACGCGTCAGTCCGTCGTTGCCTTCTTCGTTAACCCTCTGCATCACGACATCGCCACCAAACTGCGAGTCGCACTGCACAAGGTGCGCTCAACAACTCATATTTTCACGCTGATGCGGTCGGGCCGAGCGCTGCCTAAGCATTACGTGTCACTCTACCAAACCATGCGAGGGGTTATTACTGTGCAGGATCTGCTCTCCACCGTCGCCCATGCGGTGAGTCGACTTTATGTGCTGTTGCAGTGCATCAACGTGGAACCGCTGCGTGCTATGGCGGAGTccctcgctgcagcagtggtcGGGGATGCAGGACGTTCTCGCGGTagcggtggaggcgccgCAGATGCGAGGCGGGATCGGCTGCCATATCTCTCTGCTgggccggcggcggcagcgggttCCACCTTTGACCCTGGTATGCCGAACGCCGTGCGCATCCGTGACGGGGTGGACACCGTACTTGACGAGCTGCGCGTTCGCTTTCGCGAGCTTCGGCTGTCTCTCCAGGCCAAAGCAGAGGCTGCCTTTGGAGAGCTTCCCTGGGCACTGCGTACAAGGATTTCTCTGCGCTGTGTGTACACAGCTCCGCACGGGTATTTGCTGTGCGTTCCAGTTGCGGAGCttgcagcactgctgtcaGTGAAAGACGCAGTTGATGGGAACAACCTGTGCGGTGTGAGCAGTGACGACAATGAAAGAGGACCAAACCCGTGGCGCAGCGACAATCCAGAGAGCGAGGCCGTTGGCCTCCtcagcggcgatgctgcactGCATCCTTCTACGGTGACTGCTACCtcgccttcgctgtcgcCTACCGATCGAGTGCGTACCGTGATGGCGAACTCCTTCGGCTGGCGGCTGCATCACACAACCCAGACTGGCGAGTACTGCTTCAAGTCTGTAGCGATGGATGAGCTGGACACCTGGGTAGGCGACCTTCAGCggcgcgtgcagcagcgcgaggagcAGGTCCGACGCGAGCTGGACACGTCGCTCCTGTACAACTCTctccacctgctgcggcCCACTCGCGCGTTGGGGGAGTTGGACTGCCTCTTGAGTTTTGCTCGTGTGTCAGCGCAGGAGGGATGGTCTCGACCAGAGATTGTGGCGCCGGGCACTGAATGCGCTGCGCCAAGTGAGGGGGCAGGGGTGGAGTCCGACGAGGGCATTCTTGAGATCGAAGATGGATGGCACCCGCTCCTCTCGCGACATGTAggcatgcagcagctggttCCATTTTCGATCCACCTCCGCACCTCGACGGACCGCGTTTGTTTGGTGCTTGGCGTTAACGGCAGTGGCAAGTCGGTGCTCATGGGGGCCGTGGCGCAGATTGTGTTTCTCGCTCATTTGGGGTGCCACGTGCCAGCGGCCACAGCACGATTGAGCCTCGTTAACAGCATTTTCGCCCCATCGTCGTCAGTTTTCGcatcttcctcttcctcaacGCCGCGTTCGGCTTGGTCGACTGCCGACGCAGCCGTAGCGGCGCCAGGCAGCTTCTACAGCGAGTGCGTGGTGCTTCATCGCGTGTTGCACTTTGTCGCTGGCCAGCAGAGAGCACGCCAGGCATTCCATGGCAACGCACTCGAGGGCAGCCACACCGCGGGGCGGGCactcgtgctgctcgacgaATTCGGACGCGGTACCTCCCCGGAGGATGGCTGTGCCCTACTGAAGGCAACCCTATTGTACTTCGCAGACGGAGGTGACAGCTCCTGTGGTATTagtcgccacagcagccctGGTGCACCACTCGTCCTCTGCGCTACTCATCTTCTCGAGATGTTGGACGTACCGGAGCAACTTTCCTCGCCTGGGCTTCTCATCCTCAGCAACGCATGTGACtgcggagcagcggcggtggctccCAGTGGCCATGGCACAGGAGCAGAACGCACACATGTCACTGCCGCAGGTGTGCCTAACCCCAGTGAACCTTCAGCGCAAGGGAATCGACGCGAGCCCGCCGCTCCCCCTCACACGGCGGATACCCCGCTTCCCCTGGAGTGGGTGAAGATTTACGAGATggagacacacaccaccTATGCCGCCGATCAGGATGTCCTGACTGGCACCGAGAGCCTACGTGCCGGCAATGCTCGATTGCCACTGGATGTAGCCCCGACGTACCAGCCTGTATGTCTTACGCCTCACCCCGGACCGCGTCGGCAGCAGGACTGGGAGCAACGTTGCAGTACCCACCTAGGCGCTGGACTTGCCATTGGACGTCAGTGTGGCCTCGATGAGGAACTGCTGGGTTACTGGGAGGCAGCGCTGGGGGTGCTGCATCGCTCACCATGA
- a CDS encoding paraflagellar rod protein 1D, putative (TriTrypDB/GeneDB-style sysID: LpmP.29.1770) produces the protein MMSPEDATGLEAARKQKIHNLKLKTACLENEELVQELHISDWSETQRQKLRGAHEKGEELLASVEVGTKWNLMEAYDLAKLMRVCGLEMSQRELYRPEDKPQFMDIIGVKKVLQDLRQNRNKTRVVSFTQLIDNSIAKMEKVEEELRRSQLDATQLAQVPTRTVKMMEDIMNTTQIQNALASTDDQMKTQLAQLEKTNEIQNVAMHDGEMQVAEEQVWTKVQLQERLIELLKDKFGLIGKCEEENSQFKEIYEVQKQANQETSQMKDAKRRLKQRCETDLKHIQDSIQKADLEDAEATKRYTGNKERSERAIKENEEMQEETWNRIQDLERQLQRLGTDRFDEVKRRIEEVDREEKRRVENAQFLEIAAQHKKLLELTVYNCDLAMRCTGLVEELVSEGCASVKSRYDKTNQDLAALRLEVHKEHLEYFRMLYLTLGSLIYKKEKRLEEIDRNIRLAHIQLEFCVETFDPNAKKHADMKKELYKLRQGVEEELAMLKEKQAAALDDFKESEEALDAAGIEFSHPVDENNEEVLTRRSKMVEYKSHLTKQEEVRIAAEREEIKRARLLRSGGESAAAQITSGSLRADNAANAQLEL, from the coding sequence ATGATGTCCCCTGAGGATGCGACCGGGCTGGAGGCTGCGCGCAAGCAGAAGATCCACAACCTGAAGCTGAAGACGGCGTGCCTGGAGAATGAGGAGCttgtgcaggagctgcacatCTCTGACTGGTCggagacgcagcggcagaagctgcgcggcgcgcaTGAGAAGGGTGAGGAGCTGCTCGCGTCCGTGGAGGTTGGGACGAAGTGGAACCTGATGGAGGCGTACGACCTGGCGAAGCtgatgcgcgtgtgcgggcTGGAGATGAGCCAGCGCGAGCTGTACCGCCCGGAGGACAAGCCGCAGTTCATGGACATCATTGGGgtgaagaaggtgctgcaggacctGCGGCAGAACCGGAACAAGACGCGCGTTGTGAGCTTCACGCAGCTGATCGACAACAGCATCGCGAAGatggagaaggtggaggaggagctgcgacgGTCGCAGCTGGACGCGACGCAGCTTGCGCAGGTGCCGACGCGGACGGTGAAGATGATGGAGGACATCATGAACACGACGCAGATCCAGAACGCGCTTGCGTCGACGGACGACCAGATGAAGACgcagcttgcgcagctggagaagacgaACGAGATCCAGAACGTTGCGATGCACGACGGCGAGATGCAGGttgcggaggagcaggtgtGGACgaaggtgcagctgcaggagcgactgatcgagctgctgaaggacaAGTTCGGACTGATCGGGAAgtgcgaggaagagaacTCGCAGTTCAAGGAGATCTACGAGGTGCAGAAGCAGGCGAACCAGGAGACGAGCCAGATGAAGGACGCGAAGCGGCGActgaagcagcggtgcgagACGGATCTGAAGCACATCCAGGACTCGATTCAGAAGGCGGACCTGGAGGACGCGGAGGCGACGAAGCGGTACACTGGAAACAaggagcgcagcgagcgTGCGATcaaggagaacgaggagaTGCAGGAGGAGACGTGGAACAGGATCCAGGAcctggagcggcagctgcagaggctTGGGACGGACCGGTTCGATGAGGTGAAGCGGCGGATCGAGGAGGTGGACCGCGAGGAGAAGCGCCGCGTGGAGAACGCGCAGTTTCTGGAGATCGCCGCACAGCACaagaagctgctggagctgacGGTGTACAACTGCGACCTCGCGATGCGGTGCACTGGGCttgtggaggagctggtgtCGGAGGGGTGCGCGAGCGTAAAGTCTCGGTACGACAAGACGAACCAGGAcctcgcggcgctgcggctggagGTGCACAAGGAGCACCTGGAGTACTTCCGCATGCTGTACCTGACGCTGGGGTCGCTGATCtacaagaaggagaagcggctgGAGGAGATTGACCGCAACATCCGCCTTGCGCACATCCAGCTGGAGTTCTGCGTGGAGACATTCGACCCGAACGCGAAGAAGCACGCGGACATGAAGAAGGAGCTGTACAAGCTGCGGCagggcgtggaggaggagcttgcgatgctgaaggagaagcaggcTGCCGCGCTGGACGACTTCAAGGAgtcggaggaggcgctggacgCCGCGGGCATCGAGTTCAGCCACCCAGTGGACGAGAAcaacgaggaggtgctgacgcggcgcagcaagATGGTGGAGTACAAGTCGCACCTGACgaagcaggaggaggtgaggatTGCGGCGGAGCGCGAGGAGATCAAGCgtgcgcgcctgctgcgcagtggcggcgagagtgctgcggcgcagaTCACGAGCGGCTCGCTGCGCGCCGACAACGCGGCGAAtgcgcagctggagctgTGA
- a CDS encoding hypothetical protein (TriTrypDB/GeneDB-style sysID: LpmP.29.1750), which yields MPKTTTSSSSKLHTASSITRGSAAATAATFTSTPATDIAIRSLWDRTFSNGDTYHGEALYVNDKDRKPVKDGKGCYTWASSGAAYDGDWKGGLPHGTGVVSVPGVNGYEYTGEFKDGKRSGKGCCQFSNGRVYEGEWREDEMNGTGTLRGASNVDDFTEYTGGFQNGMRSGRKGRCIYANGDIYDGAWAAGKRQGFGEWQLHRPAVSATAATAARPVRYRGAFERDAPQASSSGEAELEYADGSLYAGGTDAQMRRHGTGVHRLANGDVFEGSFAQNQREGKGILQGSDGAVCEGYWHNGQLNGEVRITFAALSSSLASASYSAAHPEDIRTTSSASIASLLRLNQPEHAAHPMKTYHGPCVAGIFTGGSAIITYMDGSSYNGAVRNGVPHGAGILRDRPLPCSTGARGTCADGVVRKRIPATCVPLDVLLTLIFYEGTFSNGEADGSGTGEWHTESSTQLAPSHSSSPTEAPITPHNFMQALGTGLRCWTPVMYGRLDGTYTGNWARGLPHGQGIWQWSDGSRYSGGVAQYVPSGAGTLTSASSVQYTGDLQEGQAEGSGVWEDKARGLKYEGQWLTGQPHGSGVATLLAVALPPSLQSSAPTVSVSSHMYEGSWADGKPSGQGREYTSEDRRHVAYEGGYVDGFREGEGTISFDDAGGTTGDPSLTPSPGMSLPRYLKYKGNFLRGAPGGGTGCLTLSNKTSIEGGFDAQLQLLPDRDVSIRSGNETWTFKGVYYAAKHTGCGVMTFANGDVYNGEVEDASFGDGRQHQQSLFNLQRHGHGTYKFVEGNQLRCTWRHNVLHGAGTYTSSDGVQTERNYVDGVLVGDAVAANDGGCGGAHLEVDTGAIKGNVFTPENEFPNTLSAEALKSRMPELQRQSQSQSRKRQPFAFIRKGEARQASAAGEAAVVGSAAPTGTSSATPVQRRSPRHDLKDAKRQLAPPPTAANQKRSPRTSAVGSAPLNDIGANGGDGGGSHPRATRYGSLPSTKGVPTDVSSPRSTPKYSLRRPQRAANNAPPPATVPSSGDGTSPTATVPTDAVLFLMRRAKDGTGGAGATAPTSSAYLSKFQAGIRRLDAVTRADSATPSTASGFLTPTATDSSFPVAASTQFASRGRLSSALAAGRAQEVQQRLLKPLKGSLKALMDAASSIRNSQEDEIHLLTEELRALNERIWQLRFTLASKEGEDSDRGAGRRAYVTAAPPTKATGKRSSTSKEDLDALVQERRVIMEKLQYVLNESVE from the coding sequence ATGCCAAAGACAACGACCTCGTCATCCTCTAAGTTGCACACCGCCTCATCCATTACtcgcggcagcgcagcggcaactgCTGCTAccttcacctccacccccgcGACCGACATCGCCATACGATCTCTCTGGGATCGTACGTTCTCGAATGGCGATACATACCACGGTGAGGCGCTCTACGTCAACGACAAGGACCGAAAACCTGTGAAAGATGGGAAGGGATGCTACACGTGGGCTTCCAGCGGGGCTGCGTACGATGGAGACTGGAAGGGCGGACTGCCACACGGTACGGGGGTGGTGAGCGTGCCTGGAGTCAACGGCTACGAGTACACGGGGGAGTTCAAAGATGGAAAACGCAGCGGCAAAGGGTGCTGCCAATTTTCCAACGGTCGGGTCTACGAGGGTGagtggagagaagacgagatGAACGGGACAGGTACCCTGCGTGGCGCGTCGAACGTGGACGACTTTACTGAATACACGGGCGGCTTCCAGAATGGGATGCGCAGCGGACGGAAGGGGAGGTGTATCTACGCTAACGGAGACATCTACGATGGCGCCTGGGCTGCAGGGAAGCGTCAGGGATTCGGGGAGTGGCAGCTGCACAGGCCGGCAGTGAGTGCTAcagctgcgactgcagctcGCCCTGTTCGCTACCGGGGCGCCTTTGAGCGCGACGCCCCACAagcgagcagcagtggtgaggcAGAGCTTGAGTACGCAGATGGAAGCCTCTACGCTGGCGGCACTGACGCGCAGATGCGGCGGCACGGCACGGGTGTTCACCGTCTCGCTAATGGGGATGTGTTTGAAGGCTCGTTTGCTCAGAACCAGCGCGAGGGTAAGGGTATTTTGCAAGGAAGCGATGGCGCGGTGTGCGAGGGGTATTGGCATAATGGTCAGCTCAATGGGGAGGTGCGGATCACGTTCGCCGccctgtcgtcgtcgcttgcctccgcctcttaCTCGGCGGCCCACCCGGAGGACATTCGCACTACCTCCTCGGCATCCATTGCGAgtctgctgcggctgaaCCAGCCAGAGCATGCTGCGCATCCGATGAAGACGTATCATGGCCCGTGCGTTGCGGGCATATTCACCGGCGGCTCTGCTATCATCACGTACATGGATGGGAGCAGCTACAACGGCGCTGTGCGCAACGGCGTCCCTCACGGTGCGGGTATTCTACGCGATCGACCCCTACCCTGCTCTACTGGCGCGCGCGGCACCTGCGCTGACGGTGTTGTTCGCAAGCGCATTCCAGCCACGTGCGTACCGCTTGACGTGCTGCTCACGCTCATTTTCTACGAGGGAACCTTCTCCAACGGCGAGGCGGATGGTAGCGGTACTGGAGAGTGGCACACAGAGTCGTCAACACAGCTAGCCCCATCACACTCGTCGTCGCCGACCGAGGCGCCGATCACACCTCACAATTTCATGCAAGCGCTAGGGACGgggctgcgctgctggaccCCTGTCATGTATGGACGCCTAGATGGAACTTACACAGGAAACTGGGCGCGTGGCCTCCCCCATGGACAGGGAATCTGGCAGTGGTCGGACGGGTCGCGTTACTCTggaggggtggcgcagtACGTGcccagcggcgctggcactTTGACAAGCGCGTCGTCTGTCCAGTACACCGGTGACCTTCAGGAGGGCCAGGCGGAGGGAAGCGGTGTGTGGGAGGACAAGGCACGGGGTCTCAAGTACGAGGGGCAGTGGCTGACTGGTCAGCCCCACGGGTCCGGTGTGGCCACATTACTGGCCGTAGCATTGCCACCCTCTCTTCAGTCGTCCGCGCCAACGGTCTCGGTGAGCTCGCACATGTACGAGGGGTCGTGGGCAGACGGAAAGCCATCTGGCCAAGGCAGGGAGTACACCTCTGAGGATCGTCGCCACGTCGCCTACGAGGGCGGCTACGTCGACGGGTTCCGCGAGGGCGAAGGGACCATCTCTTTTGACGACGCGGGTGGCACCACCGGCGACCCGAGCCTGACACCGTCACCTGGgatgtcgctgccgcgctaTCTTAAGTACAAGGGCAACTTTCTTCGAGGTGCtccaggcggcggcactggcTGTTTAACCCTTAGCAACAAGACCAGCATTGAGGGCGGCTTCgatgcacagctgcagctgctgcccgaCAGGGATGTCAGCATCAGATCGGGGAACGAGACGTGGACGTTCAAGGGTGTCTACTACGCGGCGAAGCACACGGGTTGTGGCGTCATGACCTTTGCAAATGGTGACGTGTACAACGGCGAGGTTGAAGACGCCAGCTTCGGAGACGGGaggcagcatcagcagtcTCTCTTCAATCTACAGCGTCACGGCCATGGCACTTACAAGTTCGTGGAGGGCAACCAGCTCCGCTGCACATGGCGGCATAATGTCCTTCACGGGGCTGGCACATACACGTCGTCGGACGGTGTGCAGACAGAGCGGAACTATGTAGATGGAGTGCTGGTGGGTGACGCAGTAGCTGCCAATgatggcggctgcggcggtgcgcaCCTTGAAGTGGACACCGGTGCCATCAAGGGCAACGTCTTTACTCCTGAGAATGAGTTCCCAAACACGCTGTCGGCGGAGGCGCTAAAGTCCCGTATGCCAGAGTTGCAGAGGCAATCACAGTCGCAGTcgcggaagcggcagcccTTCGCCTTTATACGGAAGGGAGAAGCCCGTCAGGCCTCCGCGGCCGGTGAGGCAGCGGTAGTCGGCAGTGCTGCCCCTACAGGGACGTCCTCGGCGACCCCAGTGCAACGACGCAGTCCACGACACGACTTGAAGGATGCAAAGCGAcagctggcgccgccgcccaccgCCGCAAACCAGAAGCGTAGCCCTCGTACCTCTGCCGTTGGCTCCGCGCCGCTAAATGACATTGGCGCTAACggaggtgacggtggtggcagccACCCGCGCGCGACCCGTTACGGCTCCCTGCCGTCGACCAAAGGTGTGCCCACTGACGTCTCGTCGCCGCGCTCGACGCCCAAGTACAGCCTGCGGCGACCCCAACGAGCGGCTAACaatgcgcctcctcctgccacCGTTCCATCCTCTGGTGACGGTACGTCGCCCACTGCCACAGTGCCGACAGACGCAGTACTCTTCCTCATGCGCCGTGCCAAGGACggcactggcggcgctggggcCACCGCGCCGACATCCTCTGCGTATCTCTCGAAGTTTCAGGCCGGCATCCGCCGGCTCGACGCGGTAACGCGGGCTGACTCAGCCACCCCTTCCACGGCATCCGGCTTCCTGACGCCGACAGCGACAGACTCGTCGTTCCCCGTCGCCGCATCGACGCAGTTCGCTTCACGAGGTCGACTCAGCTCTGCACTGGCAGCTGGGCGGGCCCAGGAAgttcagcagcggctgctcaAGCCTCTCAAGGGCTCTCTCAAGGCATTGATGGATGCCGCGAGTTCGATACGCAACAGCCAAGAGGATGAGATTCATCTCCTCACCGAGGAGCTGCGGGCACTGAACGAGCGTATttggcagctgcgcttcacGCTGGCGTCgaaagaag